The following is a genomic window from Bordetella petrii.
CCGGCCTTCGCGGCTGGTCGTGCGCTGCGCCAGCCGTATGGCTTCGTACAGGCGCTCGGCCAGCGGCAATTGCTTCAGGCGGTCGTCGGGCAGGTCGATCAGCTGCTTGCCCAGGTCGAGCAGGGCATGCATTTCTCGCTTGACCTGCGACTTGCTGGGCCGGTCGTAGCCGTTGTCGTCAACATCGGCGTCGGCCGCCGGATCGGGAATAGGGGAAGTCATGGGAACAGCGCAAACACAGACTTGGCTATGATAACCGTCTCTGTACACTGGACTGCAATGGTCAACACTCCCGCTTCCTCCCTTCCCCTGGCCGCCAACCACGCCCGCTTCAGCGAACTGGTCGAACAGGCGCTGGCGCATGCCCGCCGTATCGGCGCCAGCGACGCCGCCGCCGAAGTCTCCGAAAGCCTGGGCCTGTCGGTGTCGGTGCGCAAAGACGACATCGAAACCGTCGAGCAAACTCGCGACCGCTCGCTGGATCTCACCGTCTACGCCGGCCAGAGCCGCGGTTCGGCCTCCACTTCCGACTTTTCCGAGGCGGCCCTGCGCCAGACGGTCGAGGCCGCCTGGCACATCGCGCGCCATACCGCCGCCGATCCGGCCGCCGGCCTGCCCGACGCCGACCAGCTGGCCGCCGATATCCCCGACCTGGCGCTGCACTACGGCTGGCCCGTTACCACCGAGCAGGCCGCCGAGCTGGCCCTGCGCGCCGAGCGCGCCGCCCGCGCGGTCGATCCGCGCATTACCAATACCGACGGCGCCACCGTAGGCACCTACGAAGGCCAGTTCGTCATGGGCAACACCCGCGGCTTCCTGGGCGGCTACCCGTATTCGCGCCATAGCCTGTCGGTGGCCCCCATTGCGGGGCGCGGCAACCACATGCAGCGCGACTACTGGTACACGTCCGAGCGCGACCCGGCCCGCCTGGCCTCGCCCGAGGCCATTGGCCGCTACGCCGGCGAACGCACCCTGTCGCGCCTGTCGGCCCGCCGCATCCGCACCGGCAAGTTCCCGGTGCTGTTCGAGGCGCCGCTGGCCCTGGGCCTGCTGGGCGCATTCACCCAGGCCACCAGCGGCGGCGCGCTGTACCGCAAGGCCAGCTTCCTGGTCGACGCGCTGGGCAAGCCGGTTTTCCCCGATCACATCGACATCTCCGAAGACCCCCACGTGCGCGGCGGCATGGGCAGCTCGCCGTTCGACGACGAGGGCGTGCGCACCCGGGCGCGCAGCGTGGTAACCGGCGGGGTGCTCGAAGGCTATTTCCTGTCCAGCTACACCGCGCGCAAGCTGGGCCTGGTCACCACCGGCAACGCCGGCGGCTCGCATAACCTCACCCTGTCTTCGCGGCACACCCGCCCCGGCGACGACTTCGAAGCCATGCTGCGCAAGCTCGGCACGGGCTTCCTGGTCACCGAGCTCATCGGCCAGGGCGTCAACTACGTTACGGGCGACTACTCCCGGGGAGCATTCGGGTATTGGGTCGAAAACGGCCAGATCCAGCACGCCGTGCAGGAAATCACCATCGCCGGCAACCTGGCCGAGATGTTCCGCCAGATCGTCGCCGTCGGGGCCGACACCATCGCGCGGGGCACCAAGCGCACCGGCTCGATCCTGATCGAACAGATGGCAATCGCCGGCACCTGATCCCCCGGCCGCCCGGCGGAAATCCCCATAGAGCGGAGTTATAACAACGTGTAATATCCGCCAGGTATCGCTAGCGATATCCCATACCGAGTTGCCACCGAGGAGCCAATAACATGCAACGTCGTTCCTTTTTGAAACATGCCGGCCTGGGCGCCGTCGCGGGTAGCGCCGCGGTTGCCGCGCCGGTATTCGCGCAGGACGCGCCCACCCTGAACTGGCGCATGGCGTCCAGCTTCCCGCGCAGCCTCGACACGCTGTTCGGCACGGGCGAGATCTTCTGCAAGTTCGTCAACGAGGCTTCCGGCGGCAAATTCACCATCCGCCACTTCCCCGGCGGCGAAATCGTGCCGGCGCTGCAGGTCATGGACTCGGTGTCCAACAACACCATCGAATGCGGCCACACCGTTTCGTACTATTACTACGGCAAGAGCCCGGCCTTCTGCTTCGACGCGGCCGTGCCGTTTGGCCTGAATGCCCGCCAGATGAACGCCTGGATGTTCGACGGCGACGGCATGAAGCTCACCCGCGAAATGTTCGCGCCGCACAAGATCATCAACTTCCCCATGGGTAACACCGGGGTGCAGATGGGCGGCTGGTACCGCCGCGAAATCAAGTCGGTCGACGACCTCAAGGGCCTGAAAATGCGCACCGCGGGCTTTGCCGGCGAAGTGCTGTCGCGCCTGGGCGTGGTGCCCCAGCAGATTGCCGGCGGCGACATCTACCCGTCGCTTGAAAAGGGCACCCTCGACGCCGTGGAATTCGTCGG
Proteins encoded in this region:
- the pmbA gene encoding metalloprotease PmbA; this encodes MVNTPASSLPLAANHARFSELVEQALAHARRIGASDAAAEVSESLGLSVSVRKDDIETVEQTRDRSLDLTVYAGQSRGSASTSDFSEAALRQTVEAAWHIARHTAADPAAGLPDADQLAADIPDLALHYGWPVTTEQAAELALRAERAARAVDPRITNTDGATVGTYEGQFVMGNTRGFLGGYPYSRHSLSVAPIAGRGNHMQRDYWYTSERDPARLASPEAIGRYAGERTLSRLSARRIRTGKFPVLFEAPLALGLLGAFTQATSGGALYRKASFLVDALGKPVFPDHIDISEDPHVRGGMGSSPFDDEGVRTRARSVVTGGVLEGYFLSSYTARKLGLVTTGNAGGSHNLTLSSRHTRPGDDFEAMLRKLGTGFLVTELIGQGVNYVTGDYSRGAFGYWVENGQIQHAVQEITIAGNLAEMFRQIVAVGADTIARGTKRTGSILIEQMAIAGT
- a CDS encoding TRAP transporter substrate-binding protein, whose translation is MQRRSFLKHAGLGAVAGSAAVAAPVFAQDAPTLNWRMASSFPRSLDTLFGTGEIFCKFVNEASGGKFTIRHFPGGEIVPALQVMDSVSNNTIECGHTVSYYYYGKSPAFCFDAAVPFGLNARQMNAWMFDGDGMKLTREMFAPHKIINFPMGNTGVQMGGWYRREIKSVDDLKGLKMRTAGFAGEVLSRLGVVPQQIAGGDIYPSLEKGTLDAVEFVGPYDDEKLGFNKVAKYYYYPGWWEGGPQVSLYLNEGAWNGLPKSYQAIVEAASRVAHVAMTSRYDALNPGALRKLIAAGAELRPFPRSVMDASYAAAQTVYKEFSDKDPKFKALYENYMGFRDSVVPWFRLAEGSYDQYLGVAMSAKK